The following coding sequences lie in one Desulfovibrio aminophilus DSM 12254 genomic window:
- a CDS encoding Smr/MutS family protein: MTKRMKSLSDLKSLTLEATDDKPAPITARSVKAALKAAGGKPFHVTPAKPKEPPTPAPDPGGDEEDLFLNAMQGVDRIHEDQGRQVTARPAAPEPAAPPAANDEAQALARFLRGEIDFELEFSEEYMHGVVRGLDRKIFQMLKSGRLSHEAHLDMHGLNADQAYDGLLFFLRESYLQGRRCVLLITGRGKNSPGGQSILKREIQTWLTREPLRRAVLAFCTAQPKDGGAGALYVLLRKVKKSQGKVRWDTLTNWETEDF, translated from the coding sequence ATGACCAAACGCATGAAGTCCCTCTCCGACCTCAAGTCCCTGACCCTCGAAGCCACGGACGACAAACCCGCGCCCATCACCGCCCGCTCCGTCAAGGCGGCTCTCAAGGCGGCCGGCGGCAAGCCGTTCCATGTCACGCCCGCGAAGCCCAAGGAGCCGCCGACGCCCGCTCCCGACCCCGGCGGCGACGAGGAGGATCTTTTCCTGAACGCCATGCAGGGGGTGGACCGCATCCACGAGGACCAGGGCCGTCAGGTCACGGCCCGCCCCGCCGCGCCCGAGCCGGCGGCCCCTCCGGCCGCCAACGACGAGGCCCAGGCCCTGGCCCGTTTCCTGCGCGGCGAGATCGACTTCGAACTGGAGTTTTCCGAGGAATACATGCACGGCGTCGTGCGCGGGTTGGACCGGAAGATATTCCAGATGCTCAAGAGCGGGCGACTCTCGCACGAAGCCCATCTGGACATGCACGGGCTCAACGCGGACCAAGCATATGACGGCCTGCTCTTCTTCCTGCGCGAGAGTTATCTTCAGGGGCGACGTTGTGTGCTGCTCATCACCGGACGGGGCAAGAACTCCCCGGGCGGCCAGAGCATCCTCAAGCGGGAGATTCAGACCTGGCTCACCCGCGAACCCCTGCGCCGTGCGGTGCTGGCCTTCTGCACGGCCCAGCCCAAGGACGGCGGCGCGGGAGCGCTCTACGTGCTCCTGCGCAAGGTGAAGAAGAGCCAGGGCAAGGTGCGCTGGGACACGCTGACCAACTGGGAGACGGAGGACTTCTAG
- a CDS encoding ABC transporter ATP-binding protein — protein sequence MLKIEDLRVSIGEREVLKGINLHIQEGETFILFGPNGSGKTSLLMTLMGFSGYTVTGGRIIFRGQDVTHAPSYERARLGLGMSFQRPPTIHGLKTRHLVQMCGQGRPVDVEALAEKVNFTDFLERDINAGFSGGEIKRSELLQLMAQNPKLVLFDEPESGVDLENMQLIGKVVRSLLSGELSPRAPLSMKEQKSRTARSGLIITHTGYILDYVNADRGQVLYNGHLCCEARPRDILEHIRSYGYQECVRCLH from the coding sequence ATGCTCAAGATCGAAGACTTGCGCGTCTCAATCGGCGAGCGGGAGGTCCTCAAGGGGATCAACCTGCATATCCAGGAAGGGGAGACCTTCATCCTGTTCGGCCCCAACGGCTCGGGCAAGACCTCCCTGCTCATGACCCTGATGGGTTTTTCCGGCTACACCGTGACCGGCGGCCGGATCATCTTCCGAGGCCAGGATGTGACGCACGCCCCGTCCTACGAGCGCGCGCGCCTCGGCTTGGGCATGTCCTTCCAGCGCCCGCCGACCATCCACGGCCTGAAGACCCGCCATCTCGTGCAGATGTGCGGACAGGGGCGTCCGGTGGACGTCGAGGCCTTGGCCGAGAAGGTCAACTTTACGGACTTCCTGGAGCGCGACATCAACGCCGGCTTCTCCGGCGGCGAGATCAAGCGTTCGGAACTCCTCCAACTCATGGCCCAAAACCCCAAGCTCGTGCTTTTCGACGAGCCCGAGTCCGGGGTGGACCTGGAGAACATGCAGCTCATCGGCAAGGTGGTCCGCTCCCTGCTCTCCGGGGAGCTTTCGCCCCGGGCCCCGCTGTCCATGAAGGAGCAGAAGTCGCGCACCGCCCGCTCCGGGCTCATCATCACCCACACCGGCTACATCCTGGACTACGTCAACGCCGACCGGGGACAGGTGCTCTACAACGGGCACCTCTGCTGCGAGGCCCGGCCCCGGGACATTCTGGAGCACATCCGCTCCTACGGCTACCAGGAATGCGTGCGCTGCCTGCACTGA
- a CDS encoding SufB/SufD family protein: protein MSKVDLSNFTFQGLDHEAIPDLRVLSEADKEQLVMTGVDVEEKERSASFLHMDHSNVHCESNDPAVEIMDIKKALAKYDGLPEYFWKLIDKNQDEFTRAAAENLHGGYFIRTRKGAKIEKPVQSCLLIKADKAGQNVHNIVVVEEDSEVHIITGCLVSDQHTEGAHLGISEFYVKKGGKLTFTMIHNWGEKVTVRPRSYGLVEEGGVYLSNYVLMKPVHDLQMYPTIRLAGRGAVARFNSVVVAPEGSLLNMGNRVIMDAPETRAEIISRTITTGGTMIVPAMIEANAVPARGHLECKGLILGKGVIHAIPELKGTVAGVELSHEAAVGKIAQEEIEYLMARGMDEEEATSTIVRGFLNVEIMGLPKKLQDTIQKTIAESEKDMF, encoded by the coding sequence ATGAGCAAAGTCGATCTTTCGAACTTCACCTTCCAGGGACTGGATCACGAGGCCATTCCCGACCTGCGCGTCCTCTCCGAGGCCGACAAGGAACAGCTCGTCATGACCGGCGTGGACGTGGAGGAGAAGGAGCGCAGCGCCTCCTTCCTGCACATGGACCACTCCAACGTCCACTGCGAGTCCAACGACCCGGCCGTGGAGATCATGGACATCAAGAAGGCCCTGGCCAAGTATGACGGGCTGCCCGAATACTTCTGGAAGCTCATCGACAAGAACCAGGACGAGTTCACCCGCGCGGCGGCCGAAAACCTCCACGGCGGCTACTTCATCCGCACGCGGAAGGGGGCCAAGATCGAAAAGCCGGTGCAGTCCTGTCTGCTCATCAAGGCCGACAAGGCCGGGCAGAACGTGCACAACATCGTGGTGGTGGAGGAGGATTCCGAGGTCCACATCATCACCGGCTGCCTCGTCTCGGATCAGCACACCGAGGGCGCGCACCTCGGCATCTCCGAATTCTACGTCAAGAAGGGCGGCAAGCTGACCTTCACCATGATCCACAATTGGGGCGAGAAGGTCACCGTGCGACCGCGCTCCTACGGTCTGGTGGAGGAGGGCGGCGTGTACCTGAGCAACTACGTGCTCATGAAGCCGGTGCACGACCTCCAGATGTATCCCACCATCCGCCTGGCCGGACGCGGGGCCGTGGCCCGCTTCAACTCCGTGGTCGTGGCCCCGGAGGGCTCCCTGCTCAACATGGGCAACCGGGTGATCATGGACGCGCCCGAGACCAGGGCCGAGATCATCTCGCGGACCATCACCACCGGCGGCACCATGATCGTGCCCGCCATGATCGAGGCCAACGCCGTGCCCGCGCGCGGACACCTGGAATGCAAGGGCCTCATCCTGGGCAAGGGCGTGATCCACGCCATCCCCGAGCTGAAGGGCACGGTGGCCGGAGTGGAGCTGTCCCACGAGGCCGCCGTGGGCAAGATCGCCCAGGAAGAGATCGAGTACCTCATGGCCCGGGGCATGGACGAGGAGGAGGCCACCTCGACCATCGTGCGCGGCTTCCTGAACGTGGAGATCATGGGCCTGCCCAAGAAGCTCCAGGACACCATCCAGAAGACCATCGCCGAGTCCGAGAAGGACATGTTCTAG
- a CDS encoding metal-dependent hydrolase: MPGYKGHIAGALCAAGLLGLGLWLLGLLPRDWLTLAGLTGFCLVGALFPDIDTKSKGQYLFYAALLALDAGLLFQKRYEWAAYLGLAAIIPGVTPHRGWTHSVWSMLLIPQAVWAVPVFLYDRPAADFLPYALALGLGYLSHLLLDGELFGRGGRRMR, encoded by the coding sequence ATGCCGGGGTACAAGGGACACATCGCCGGGGCGCTCTGCGCCGCCGGGCTGCTGGGGCTGGGGCTCTGGCTCCTGGGCCTGCTGCCGCGGGACTGGCTGACCCTGGCTGGGCTCACTGGTTTCTGCCTCGTGGGGGCCCTGTTCCCGGATATCGACACCAAGTCCAAGGGCCAGTATCTGTTCTATGCCGCGCTGCTGGCCCTGGACGCGGGTCTGTTGTTCCAGAAGCGCTACGAATGGGCCGCCTACCTCGGGCTGGCCGCGATCATTCCGGGCGTGACCCCGCATCGGGGCTGGACCCACTCGGTCTGGTCCATGCTGCTCATCCCCCAGGCGGTCTGGGCCGTGCCGGTCTTCCTCTACGACCGCCCGGCCGCCGACTTCCTGCCCTACGCCCTGGCACTGGGCCTGGGTTACCTCTCCCATCTGCTCCTGGACGGCGAACTTTTCGGCCGAGGCGGACGCCGCATGAGATGA
- a CDS encoding dicarboxylate/amino acid:cation symporter gives MSRGVRKLSLPTQMAIGMAAGLLAGMVAPSLHLEAAFFKPLGQLFINLVRMVVVPLVFATLVAGAAGIDDARKLGRVATKTLIYYFATTGIAVAIGLFMANMVEPGTGLSLATTGLKAKEVTPPSMVDTLLNIVPINPVEAMAKGNMLQVIFFAVVFGFALSSMGETGRPLLRFFEQVADVMVRVTNLVMIYAPIGVFGLMAYAVSLHGLKVLLPLGKIIVVMYAASLAHVCITYLPSVRFIGGMSPLKFLRGVIEPVLVAFTTCSSAAALPSNLRSVQKLGASKSVSSFSIPLGNTVNMDGAAIYMGVAAVFVAEVYGIPMPLDKQITVLLMAMLASVGSVGVPGAALIMITMVFTQVGIPLEGIALVAGVDRVMDMARTTLNVLGDATGAVVVSRLEGDLTNGDEAAATENA, from the coding sequence ATGTCGAGAGGAGTCCGCAAGCTCAGTCTCCCGACGCAAATGGCCATCGGAATGGCCGCCGGCCTGTTGGCCGGCATGGTGGCCCCGTCCTTACACCTGGAGGCAGCGTTCTTCAAGCCCCTGGGCCAGCTGTTCATCAACCTGGTACGCATGGTGGTCGTACCTTTGGTCTTCGCCACCCTGGTGGCCGGAGCGGCGGGCATCGATGACGCCCGCAAGCTGGGCCGCGTGGCCACCAAAACCCTCATCTATTACTTCGCCACCACCGGCATCGCCGTGGCCATCGGCCTGTTCATGGCCAACATGGTCGAGCCCGGAACAGGTCTGAGCCTCGCCACCACCGGCCTGAAGGCCAAGGAGGTCACGCCGCCGAGCATGGTCGACACCTTGCTCAACATCGTGCCCATCAACCCCGTGGAGGCCATGGCCAAGGGCAACATGCTCCAGGTCATCTTCTTCGCGGTGGTCTTCGGCTTCGCTCTGAGTTCCATGGGCGAGACCGGACGCCCCCTGCTGCGCTTCTTCGAGCAGGTGGCGGACGTCATGGTCCGCGTCACCAACCTCGTCATGATCTACGCCCCCATCGGCGTGTTCGGCCTCATGGCCTACGCCGTGAGCCTGCACGGCCTCAAGGTTCTGCTGCCGCTCGGCAAGATCATCGTGGTCATGTACGCCGCCAGTCTGGCGCACGTCTGCATCACCTACCTGCCAAGCGTGCGCTTCATCGGCGGCATGTCGCCGCTGAAGTTCCTGCGCGGCGTGATCGAACCGGTCCTGGTGGCCTTCACCACCTGCTCCAGCGCCGCCGCCCTGCCCTCCAACCTGCGCTCGGTGCAGAAGCTCGGGGCCTCCAAGTCCGTATCCAGCTTCTCCATCCCCCTGGGCAACACGGTGAACATGGACGGCGCGGCCATCTACATGGGCGTGGCTGCGGTCTTCGTGGCCGAGGTCTACGGCATCCCCATGCCCCTGGACAAGCAGATCACCGTCCTGCTCATGGCCATGCTGGCCTCCGTGGGCTCGGTGGGCGTGCCCGGCGCGGCCCTGATCATGATCACCATGGTCTTCACCCAGGTGGGCATCCCGCTTGAGGGCATCGCCCTGGTGGCAGGCGTGGACCGCGTCATGGATATGGCCCGCACCACTCTGAACGTCCTGGGCGACGCCACCGGCGCGGTGGTGGTCTCCCGCCTCGAAGGCGATCTGACCAATGGAGACGAGGCCGCCGCGACGGAAAACGCCTGA